A genomic segment from Chrysemys picta bellii isolate R12L10 chromosome 11, ASM1138683v2, whole genome shotgun sequence encodes:
- the LOC101947235 gene encoding dnaJ homolog subfamily B member 2-like isoform X4 translates to MVEYYEVLGVPRNASSDDIKKAYRKAALKWHPDKNPENKEHAERKFKEIAEAYQVLSDKEKRDVYDRYGKEGLMGAAGPGGPRADAGVPEFTFTFRSAHDVFREFFGGRDPFADLFDEMLPFSELRGTGLRRPGPGSFFSSFPASSDFFSSSFSPGTDPGIGFRSVSTSTTFVNGKRITTKRIVENGQERVEVEEDGELKSIHVNGVPDDMALGLELSRREQQALLGQASPSPPAPPRPRDSSPVCLYTDSEEEDEDLQLAMAYSLSEMEAAGQHRAGVF, encoded by the exons ATGGTGGAGTACTACGAAGTGCTGGGTGTGCCCCGAAATGCCTCCTCGGACGACATCAAGAAGGC GTACAGGAAGGCGGCACTGAAATGGCACCCGGATAAGAACCCAGAGAACAAGGAACACGCCGAGCGGAAGTTCAAAGAGATCGCAGAGGCCTACCAAGTGCTGTCGGACA AGGAGAAGCGTGACGTCTACGACCGCTATGGCAAGGAAGGCCTCATGGGAGCAG cagggcctgggggaCCAAGAGCCGATGCGGGAGTCCCCGAATTCACCTTCACCTTCCGCAGCGCCCACGACGTCTTCCGGGAGTTCTTCGGTGGGCGGGATCCCTTCGCTGACCTCTTCG ATGAGATGCTGCCGTTCTCAGAGCTGCGGGGAACTGGCCTCCGACGCCCCGGACCAGGCTCCTTCTTCTCCTCTTTCCCGGCATCCTCAG ATTTCTTCTCCTCGTCCTTCAGCCCCGGCACCGACCCCGGAATCGGCTTCCGCTCGGTTTCCACCTCCACCACCTTCGTCAACGGCAAACGCATCACCACAAAGAG GATTGTGGAGAACGGGCAGGAACGGGTGGAGGTGGAAGAGGACGGGGAGCTGAAATCGATCCACGTTAACG gtgTCCCTGACGACATggcgctggggctggagctgagccgCCGGGAGCAGCAGGCCCTCCTGGGCCAGGCCTCGCCCTCGCCCCCAGCACCGCCGCGGCCCCGCGACTCGTCCCCGGTCTGCCTGTACACGGACAgcgaggaggaggacgaggaccTGCAGCTGGCCATGGCCTACAGCCTGTCGGAGATGGAGGCCGCGGGGCAGCACAGAGCAG GTGTGTTCTGA
- the LOC101947235 gene encoding dnaJ homolog subfamily B member 2-like isoform X5 translates to MVEYYEVLGVPRNASSDDIKKAYRKAALKWHPDKNPENKEHAERKFKEIAEAYQVLSDKEKRDVYDRYGKEGLMGAGPGGPRADAGVPEFTFTFRSAHDVFREFFGGRDPFADLFDEMLPFSELRGTGLRRPGPGSFFSSFPASSDFFSSSFSPGTDPGIGFRSVSTSTTFVNGKRITTKRIVENGQERVEVEEDGELKSIHVNGVPDDMALGLELSRREQQALLGQASPSPPAPPRPRDSSPVCLYTDSEEEDEDLQLAMAYSLSEMEAAGQHRAGVF, encoded by the exons ATGGTGGAGTACTACGAAGTGCTGGGTGTGCCCCGAAATGCCTCCTCGGACGACATCAAGAAGGC GTACAGGAAGGCGGCACTGAAATGGCACCCGGATAAGAACCCAGAGAACAAGGAACACGCCGAGCGGAAGTTCAAAGAGATCGCAGAGGCCTACCAAGTGCTGTCGGACA AGGAGAAGCGTGACGTCTACGACCGCTATGGCAAGGAAGGCCTCATGGGAGCAG ggcctgggggaCCAAGAGCCGATGCGGGAGTCCCCGAATTCACCTTCACCTTCCGCAGCGCCCACGACGTCTTCCGGGAGTTCTTCGGTGGGCGGGATCCCTTCGCTGACCTCTTCG ATGAGATGCTGCCGTTCTCAGAGCTGCGGGGAACTGGCCTCCGACGCCCCGGACCAGGCTCCTTCTTCTCCTCTTTCCCGGCATCCTCAG ATTTCTTCTCCTCGTCCTTCAGCCCCGGCACCGACCCCGGAATCGGCTTCCGCTCGGTTTCCACCTCCACCACCTTCGTCAACGGCAAACGCATCACCACAAAGAG GATTGTGGAGAACGGGCAGGAACGGGTGGAGGTGGAAGAGGACGGGGAGCTGAAATCGATCCACGTTAACG gtgTCCCTGACGACATggcgctggggctggagctgagccgCCGGGAGCAGCAGGCCCTCCTGGGCCAGGCCTCGCCCTCGCCCCCAGCACCGCCGCGGCCCCGCGACTCGTCCCCGGTCTGCCTGTACACGGACAgcgaggaggaggacgaggaccTGCAGCTGGCCATGGCCTACAGCCTGTCGGAGATGGAGGCCGCGGGGCAGCACAGAGCAG GTGTGTTCTGA
- the LOC101947235 gene encoding dnaJ homolog subfamily B member 2-like isoform X3: MVEYYEVLGVPRNASSDDIKKAYRKAALKWHPDKNPENKEHAERKFKEIAEAYQVLSDKEKRDVYDRYGKEGLMGAGPGGPRADAGVPEFTFTFRSAHDVFREFFGGRDPFADLFDEMLPFSELRGTGLRRPGPGSFFSSFPASSDFFSSSFSPGTDPGIGFRSVSTSTTFVNGKRITTKRIVENGQERVEVEEDGELKSIHVNGVPDDMALGLELSRREQQALLGQASPSPPAPPRPRDSSPVCLYTDSEEEDEDLQLAMAYSLSEMEAAGQHRAGVRGARRQQGRRPLPVGSEGSRTQSPGAGGGQEGAAPEAAAVGTEPAPKQKQSHCRLL, encoded by the exons ATGGTGGAGTACTACGAAGTGCTGGGTGTGCCCCGAAATGCCTCCTCGGACGACATCAAGAAGGC GTACAGGAAGGCGGCACTGAAATGGCACCCGGATAAGAACCCAGAGAACAAGGAACACGCCGAGCGGAAGTTCAAAGAGATCGCAGAGGCCTACCAAGTGCTGTCGGACA AGGAGAAGCGTGACGTCTACGACCGCTATGGCAAGGAAGGCCTCATGGGAGCAG ggcctgggggaCCAAGAGCCGATGCGGGAGTCCCCGAATTCACCTTCACCTTCCGCAGCGCCCACGACGTCTTCCGGGAGTTCTTCGGTGGGCGGGATCCCTTCGCTGACCTCTTCG ATGAGATGCTGCCGTTCTCAGAGCTGCGGGGAACTGGCCTCCGACGCCCCGGACCAGGCTCCTTCTTCTCCTCTTTCCCGGCATCCTCAG ATTTCTTCTCCTCGTCCTTCAGCCCCGGCACCGACCCCGGAATCGGCTTCCGCTCGGTTTCCACCTCCACCACCTTCGTCAACGGCAAACGCATCACCACAAAGAG GATTGTGGAGAACGGGCAGGAACGGGTGGAGGTGGAAGAGGACGGGGAGCTGAAATCGATCCACGTTAACG gtgTCCCTGACGACATggcgctggggctggagctgagccgCCGGGAGCAGCAGGCCCTCCTGGGCCAGGCCTCGCCCTCGCCCCCAGCACCGCCGCGGCCCCGCGACTCGTCCCCGGTCTGCCTGTACACGGACAgcgaggaggaggacgaggaccTGCAGCTGGCCATGGCCTACAGCCTGTCGGAGATGGAGGCCGCGGGGCAGCACAGAGCAGGTGTGCGTGGCgccaggaggcagcaggggcGTCGTCCCCTGCCCGTGGGCAGCGAGGGAAGCCGAACGCAGAgcccgggggcagggggcgggcaggagggggcagcgcctgaggcagcagcagtggggacGGAGCCTGCTCCCAAGCAGAAGCAGTCGCACTGCCGTCTGctgtga
- the LOC101947235 gene encoding dnaJ homolog subfamily B member 2-like isoform X2 has protein sequence MVEYYEVLGVPRNASSDDIKKAYRKAALKWHPDKNPENKEHAERKFKEIAEAYQVLSDKEKRDVYDRYGKEGLMGAAGPGGPRADAGVPEFTFTFRSAHDVFREFFGGRDPFADLFDEMLPFSELRGTGLRRPGPGSFFSSFPASSDFFSSSFSPGTDPGIGFRSVSTSTTFVNGKRITTKRIVENGQERVEVEEDGELKSIHVNGVPDDMALGLELSRREQQALLGQASPSPPAPPRPRDSSPVCLYTDSEEEDEDLQLAMAYSLSEMEAAGQHRAGVRGARRQQGRRPLPVGSEGSRTQSPGAGGGQEGAAPEAAAVGTEPAPKQKQSHCRLL, from the exons ATGGTGGAGTACTACGAAGTGCTGGGTGTGCCCCGAAATGCCTCCTCGGACGACATCAAGAAGGC GTACAGGAAGGCGGCACTGAAATGGCACCCGGATAAGAACCCAGAGAACAAGGAACACGCCGAGCGGAAGTTCAAAGAGATCGCAGAGGCCTACCAAGTGCTGTCGGACA AGGAGAAGCGTGACGTCTACGACCGCTATGGCAAGGAAGGCCTCATGGGAGCAG cagggcctgggggaCCAAGAGCCGATGCGGGAGTCCCCGAATTCACCTTCACCTTCCGCAGCGCCCACGACGTCTTCCGGGAGTTCTTCGGTGGGCGGGATCCCTTCGCTGACCTCTTCG ATGAGATGCTGCCGTTCTCAGAGCTGCGGGGAACTGGCCTCCGACGCCCCGGACCAGGCTCCTTCTTCTCCTCTTTCCCGGCATCCTCAG ATTTCTTCTCCTCGTCCTTCAGCCCCGGCACCGACCCCGGAATCGGCTTCCGCTCGGTTTCCACCTCCACCACCTTCGTCAACGGCAAACGCATCACCACAAAGAG GATTGTGGAGAACGGGCAGGAACGGGTGGAGGTGGAAGAGGACGGGGAGCTGAAATCGATCCACGTTAACG gtgTCCCTGACGACATggcgctggggctggagctgagccgCCGGGAGCAGCAGGCCCTCCTGGGCCAGGCCTCGCCCTCGCCCCCAGCACCGCCGCGGCCCCGCGACTCGTCCCCGGTCTGCCTGTACACGGACAgcgaggaggaggacgaggaccTGCAGCTGGCCATGGCCTACAGCCTGTCGGAGATGGAGGCCGCGGGGCAGCACAGAGCAGGTGTGCGTGGCgccaggaggcagcaggggcGTCGTCCCCTGCCCGTGGGCAGCGAGGGAAGCCGAACGCAGAgcccgggggcagggggcgggcaggagggggcagcgcctgaggcagcagcagtggggacGGAGCCTGCTCCCAAGCAGAAGCAGTCGCACTGCCGTCTGctgtga